The Chitinophaga sp. H8 genome contains a region encoding:
- a CDS encoding peroxiredoxin produces MKPLKQLFMIAMIFQLFSCSSHAQVTTGSKVPPFTLQDQDGKTFDVTTLLGKQPLVIYFYPKDETSVCTKEACSFRDAFEEFKQYGATVIGISSDGVASHKKFAANHQLPFTLLSDPDNKVRKLFGVPKTFVLPGRVTYVVDKNGVVIHTFNSMRDGEKHVTEALHALKEGS; encoded by the coding sequence ATGAAACCGCTCAAACAACTATTTATGATAGCCATGATATTCCAACTCTTTTCCTGCTCCTCCCACGCACAGGTTACCACAGGCTCAAAAGTGCCGCCATTTACGCTGCAGGATCAGGATGGCAAAACCTTTGATGTTACCACCCTGCTGGGTAAGCAACCCCTGGTGATCTATTTTTATCCTAAGGATGAAACCAGTGTTTGTACCAAAGAGGCTTGCTCTTTCAGGGATGCATTTGAAGAGTTTAAACAATATGGTGCCACTGTAATCGGTATCAGTTCAGATGGCGTAGCCTCCCATAAAAAGTTTGCTGCTAATCATCAACTTCCCTTTACCCTGTTAAGCGACCCTGATAATAAGGTAAGAAAACTCTTTGGAGTACCTAAAACCTTTGTACTGCCAGGAAGGGTAACTTATGTGGTAGACAAAAACGGAGTGGTAATACACACTTTTAACTCTATGCGGGATGGAGAAAAACATGTTACAGAAGCACTCCATGCATTAAAGGAGGGCAGCTGA
- the pyrR gene encoding bifunctional pyr operon transcriptional regulator/uracil phosphoribosyltransferase PyrR — MKTILNGKQLAITIDRLCHQLIENHLQFEDTVLIGLQPRGVHLSERIYHTLQQLLPGSAINYGKLDITFYRDDFNKGTELHVPNETDIDFSIENKKVVLIDDVLYTGRTIRSALDAMLDFGRPAAVELLVLIDRRFSRELPIQPDYTGRTIDAIISQKVRVLWQERDGKDEVVLVE, encoded by the coding sequence TTGAAAACCATACTGAATGGGAAGCAACTGGCTATTACCATAGACCGGCTTTGTCACCAGCTAATAGAAAATCATCTTCAGTTTGAAGATACGGTGCTGATTGGTTTGCAGCCAAGAGGAGTACACTTGTCCGAAAGGATTTATCATACCTTGCAGCAATTGCTGCCGGGCTCTGCTATCAACTACGGCAAACTGGATATCACCTTTTACAGGGACGACTTTAATAAAGGAACGGAATTGCATGTGCCTAATGAAACGGACATCGATTTTTCCATAGAAAATAAGAAAGTGGTGTTGATTGATGACGTGTTGTATACCGGGCGTACTATCCGTAGTGCGCTGGATGCTATGCTGGACTTTGGCCGTCCGGCAGCTGTAGAGCTGCTGGTACTGATAGATCGTCGCTTCAGCAGGGAGTTACCCATACAGCCGGACTACACTGGCCGTACCATTGACGCCATTATTTCGCAAAAAGTGAGGGTATTGTGGCAGGAGCGGGATGGGAAGGATGAAGTAGTGCTGGTGGAATAG